One window from the genome of Canis lupus dingo isolate Sandy chromosome 15, ASM325472v2, whole genome shotgun sequence encodes:
- the LOC125752593 gene encoding basic proline-rich protein-like yields MKTRPDPIEGAEEDFPGKTVLGTENEGCVSRDEVVGRPNSQRAGNGKHKGTRGPREWPPSQRPVLAHAWGWRAQGRRSDRSPDAAPAHLGMEELARCGPGPASPSAPTLPPARRQSYRGRQKGIDVCRPQGRGRQQPPGPRTVLRSGSCPLPGGLARPQPFPSLAACVICQLRAGDPRAGDLQGHMLLWTPQGRPRTRLRKLPLAALSLNFGGPGGEKASVRNPKLMALKTMQKKSELAATVPPSMATPTLTEKWGNFSPGLPDTTAAPAAGGLPPPRPEPPAPPAPARSPLGPARPSRRPPARAEAAGARGVGGAGAAARPRLGGAAEGAAPAPRAYLARLGLRPGAMVRAAGGRHCGAPGGGAAPAAEPRASAGRLRAREREAAKPRRLDFPGTGTGRRGDPARALRPRPRPRPRAPARPEAAALLPPQRPGLPASPSPGTTRAAGPGSHRVATTRSRGHGRAAPGTGLAPPEAGHSLGVTREPPRIPSGGSSGPPVRPLHPPLHLPHPLGSLLGSPRIPPIPSGGSSGPPYPPPCIPSGGSWGPRGPPPSRGRGGALCPGAPQPDTGAAQATCRPAAPQPLCPPTSGPWAVRGAAGRAGDSPARRRRADCSTSRLESVPAPGRRWARRGEGGLGKPQGEGLEGGGGAGPGFGFRGVRRAPGRGSLCCLEPPSALPASAGSGPQPGLGSLGDQLS; encoded by the exons ATGAAGACCAGACCGGATCCAATAGAGGGAGCTGAGGAGGACTTCCCGGGGAAGACTGTGCTGGGGACAGAGAACGAGGGCTGCGTGTCCCGAGACGAGGTGGTGGGGAGACCAAATTCCCAGAGGGCAGGAAACGGGAAACATAAAGGCACAAGAG GGCCCCGAGAGTGGCCGCCCTCGCAGCGGCCTGTGCTGGCCCACGCGTGGGGCTGGAGGGCCCAGGGGCGCCGCAGTGACAGGTCCCCCGATGCGGCTCCAGCCCACCTGGGGATGGAGGAACTGGCAC GCTGTGGCCCGGGCCCTGCCTCGCCCTCCGCGCCCACGCTCCCGCCTGCGAGACGGCAGAGCTATCGGGGTCGCCAGAAAGGGATCGACGTGTGCCGCCCGCAAG GCCGAGGCCGtcagcagcccccaggccccaggactgTGCTCCGCAGcggctcctgccccctgcccggcGG CCTGGCCCGACCCCAGCCGTTCCCCTCACTGGCCGCCTGCGTGATCTGCCAACTGCGGGCCGGGGACCCGCGGGCCGGGGACCTACAGGGCCACATGCTCCTCTGGACGCCGCAGGGGCGGCCGCGAACACGACTCAGGAAGCTCCCACT AGCTGCCTTGAGCCTGAACTTCGGGGGCCCGGGAGGAGAAAAAGCCAGTGTCCGTAACCCCAAGCTCATGGCACTAAAAACTATGCAGAAGAAGAGTGAGCTCGCCGCCACGGTACCCCCCTCCATGGCCACCCCCACACTCACGGAAAAGTG GGGAAACTTCTCTCCGGGTCTCCCCGACACCACCGCTGCCCCCGCGGCCGGCGGGCTGCCCCCCCCGCGGCccgagccccccgcgccccccgcgccggcccgcagccccctcggcCCCGCGCggccctcccgccgcccccctgCTCGGG CCGAGGCCGCGGGCGCCCGGGGCGTGGGCGGCGCCGGGGCCGCAGCCAGGCCGAGGCTGGGGGGCGCTGCCGAgggcgcggccccggccccccgcgctTACCTGGCCCGGCTGGGGCTCCGGCCGGGGGCCATggtgcgggcggcgggggggcggcaCTGCGGAGCCCCCGGCGGAGGGGCCGCGCCGGCTGCGGAGCCCCGAGCGAGCGCCGGGCGGCTGCGGGCGCGGGAGCGGGAGGCGGCCAAGCCACGGAGGCTGGATTTCCCGGGGACCGggacggggaggcggggggaTCCCGCCCGCgcgctccgcccccgcccccgcccccgcccccgcgcgcctgCCCGGCCCGAGGCGGCCGCGCTCCTGCCCCCGCAGCGGCCCGGGCTCCCCGCCAGCCCCTCCCCCGGGACCACCCGCGCCGCGGGCCCGGGCAGCCACCGCGTCGCCACCACGCGCAGCCGGGGACACGGTCGGGCAGCCCCGGGCACAGGGCTCGCGCCCCCCGAGGCAGGTCACAGCCTGGGTGTCACCCGGGAGCCCCCCCGCATCCCCTCGGGAGGCTCCTCGGGCCCCCCC GTCCGCCCCCTGCATCCCCCCCTGCATCTCCCCCATCCTCTCGGGAGCCTCCTCGGGTCCCCCCGCATCCCCCCCATCCCCTCGGGCGGCTCTTCGGGTCCCCCGTATCCCCCCCCCTGCATCCCCTCGGGAGGCTCTTGGGGTCCCCGCGGGCCGCCCCCCAGCCGCGGCCGGGGAGGGGCGCTGTGCCCGGGGGCCCCCCAGCCTGACACCGGCGCGGCCCAGGCCACCTGCCGGCCggcggccccccagcccctgtgcCCGCCCACCTCGGGGCCCTGGGCCGTGCGGGGCGctgcggggagggcaggggacagtCCAGCCCGGAGGCGGAGAGCTGACTGCAGCACTTCCCGGCTGGAGTCGGTCCCAGCGCCCGGGAGACGCTGGGCGAGGCGGGGAGAGGGGGGCCTGGGGAAgccgcagggggaggggctggaagGCGGGGGAGGAGCTGGTCCTGGGTTCGGATTCCGCGGGGTGCGGCGGGCGCCGGGAAGGGGGAGCCTGTGCTGCTTGGAGCCCCCCTCCGCCCTGCCTGCCTCCGCCGGTTCTGGTCCCCAGCCAGGGCTCGGGAGCCTCGGAGACCAGCTGTCCTAG